The following proteins are co-located in the Pseudomonas synxantha genome:
- a CDS encoding PAAR domain-containing protein, whose translation MSVGYFIGLGDKTTCGGEVLDGDKRINIHGLLHACEGDRVTCGKDGRTYRIVGGISFMNSHGRLMAGTLDSYSDCPCKAELVPSVFSAKYHSRGGSVVGANRQAAEPVRAATSWAAPSQSAYTPPSHSVPSAFNGLSGQEPGFYIVPKSTTREALEATLFPVLDPAVMRKFQTLNPNTGHFKAGSMIVLSDPNNTSCTYQEAQLMQAAQQVDASLDSLTPDEADFLYRHGAEIAGFIGHTSTWLGVSAVVMEKHLTSLRDTLQAIERLHQENYRQHGHLKSPQFFADRHRLMNQLDAHLLNSTRLRGQTTLGDHPKLKAALGISSRSLVHHWDKAGGPGQIPGYAAHVEAVSRATKYMKAGGYIGIGLGGVSSLLAIQQVCNGDSGAACEKVKFTEGGKFAGATAGGTLGGLMARSASSSICVALGVSTGIGGVVCVAALVGTGTWAGTTYGGSGGETLGEKLYEKTLP comes from the coding sequence ATGAGCGTAGGTTATTTCATTGGCCTGGGTGACAAGACCACCTGCGGCGGGGAAGTGCTGGACGGAGATAAAAGAATCAACATCCATGGCCTTCTTCATGCGTGCGAAGGTGACCGAGTCACCTGTGGCAAGGATGGGCGAACTTATAGGATCGTCGGTGGCATTTCCTTCATGAACAGCCACGGCCGGCTTATGGCCGGTACGTTGGATAGTTACAGCGACTGTCCCTGCAAAGCCGAATTGGTGCCTTCGGTGTTTTCAGCCAAGTACCACAGCAGAGGTGGCTCGGTTGTGGGCGCCAACAGGCAAGCCGCCGAACCGGTCCGAGCCGCTACCAGTTGGGCGGCGCCTTCTCAAAGCGCTTACACGCCGCCAAGCCATTCAGTCCCGTCTGCATTTAACGGCCTATCGGGCCAGGAACCAGGTTTTTATATCGTGCCCAAAAGCACTACGCGCGAGGCTTTGGAGGCCACGCTTTTTCCAGTTCTTGACCCGGCTGTAATGCGCAAGTTTCAAACGCTGAACCCCAATACAGGCCACTTCAAAGCCGGCTCAATGATCGTGCTCAGCGATCCGAACAACACCTCCTGCACTTATCAGGAAGCGCAGTTGATGCAGGCCGCTCAACAAGTCGATGCCTCCCTGGATTCCCTTACGCCGGACGAGGCCGACTTTCTGTATCGACACGGTGCCGAGATCGCCGGTTTTATCGGTCACACCTCAACCTGGCTCGGCGTCAGCGCGGTCGTGATGGAAAAACACCTGACCAGCCTGCGCGACACCCTTCAAGCCATCGAGCGCTTGCATCAAGAAAACTATCGCCAGCACGGCCACCTTAAATCGCCGCAGTTCTTTGCCGATCGTCATCGGCTGATGAACCAGCTGGATGCCCATTTGCTCAACTCCACGCGCTTGCGTGGCCAGACAACCTTGGGCGATCACCCGAAGTTGAAAGCGGCCCTGGGAATTTCCAGCCGCAGCCTGGTGCATCACTGGGACAAGGCGGGCGGGCCGGGGCAGATTCCGGGGTATGCGGCTCATGTGGAGGCGGTCAGCCGTGCCACGAAGTATATGAAGGCAGGTGGTTACATCGGTATTGGCCTCGGCGGTGTGTCTTCGTTGCTGGCTATTCAGCAGGTGTGTAACGGGGATTCTGGAGCTGCATGTGAGAAGGTTAAGTTTACTGAGGGAGGAAAATTCGCCGGTGCCACCGCAGGCGGTACGCTGGGCGGACTGATGGCCAGATCTGCCAGTAGTTCGATTTGTGTGGCGCTTGGCGTCTCTACAGGTATAGGGGGTGTTGTCTGTGTCGCCGCCCTAGTAGGAACTGGCACTTGGGCGGGCACCACTTACGGCGGTAGCGGTGGCGAAACATTGGGTGAAAAATTGTATGAGAAAACTCTGCCATGA
- a CDS encoding M20 aminoacylase family protein, which produces MRPHQHILDWLSDVASDLHAVRHDIHAHPELGFEENRTSALVAHSLREWGYEVHTGIGKTGVVGVLRNGSSSRTLGIRADMDALPIIENTGAAYTSQHAGCMHACGHDGHTTMLLGAARYLAATRQFDGTLNLIFQPAEEGQGGAEAMLAEGLLERFPCDGLFGMHNMPGLPAGHLGLRVGPMMASQDLLTVTLEGVGGHGSMPHLTVDPLVAAASMVMALQTVVARNIDTQEAAVVTVGALQAGQAANVIPQQALLRLSLRALNPKVREQMLERVNAIIQTQAASFGCTVQVEHRPAYPVLVNHAEETEFARQVGVALLGADAVDGNTRTLMGSEDFAWMLQRCPGSYLFIGNGVSRPMVHNPAYDFNDDILLTGAAYWGALAESWLKPA; this is translated from the coding sequence ATGCGCCCACACCAGCACATCCTGGATTGGCTCAGCGACGTCGCCAGCGACTTGCACGCTGTGCGTCACGATATCCACGCCCATCCTGAGCTTGGCTTTGAAGAGAACCGCACCTCAGCGCTGGTCGCGCACTCCTTGCGGGAATGGGGGTATGAGGTGCATACCGGCATCGGCAAGACCGGTGTGGTCGGCGTGCTGCGTAACGGCAGCAGCTCGCGCACGCTGGGCATTCGCGCCGATATGGACGCCTTGCCCATCATCGAAAACACCGGCGCGGCCTACACCAGCCAGCACGCCGGTTGCATGCACGCCTGCGGGCATGACGGCCATACCACCATGTTGCTCGGCGCTGCCCGCTACCTGGCGGCGACGCGGCAATTCGACGGCACGCTGAATCTGATTTTCCAACCCGCCGAAGAAGGCCAGGGCGGTGCCGAGGCGATGCTGGCGGAGGGTTTGCTGGAGCGTTTTCCCTGTGATGGGTTGTTTGGCATGCACAATATGCCGGGCTTGCCAGCAGGGCATTTGGGGTTAAGAGTTGGCCCAATGATGGCCTCCCAGGACTTGCTCACTGTCACCCTCGAAGGCGTCGGCGGCCATGGCTCCATGCCGCACTTGACCGTGGACCCGTTGGTAGCGGCCGCGAGTATGGTCATGGCCCTGCAGACGGTGGTGGCGCGCAATATCGACACCCAGGAAGCCGCCGTGGTCACGGTAGGCGCCTTGCAGGCCGGTCAGGCGGCCAACGTGATTCCCCAGCAAGCGTTATTGCGCCTGAGCCTGCGCGCACTCAACCCCAAGGTGCGCGAGCAGATGCTCGAGCGGGTCAACGCGATCATCCAGACCCAGGCCGCCAGCTTCGGCTGCACGGTGCAGGTCGAACACCGCCCGGCCTATCCGGTGCTGGTCAACCATGCCGAAGAAACCGAGTTTGCCCGCCAGGTCGGCGTGGCCTTGCTCGGCGCCGATGCCGTGGACGGCAACACCCGCACGCTGATGGGCAGCGAAGACTTCGCTTGGATGCTGCAACGCTGCCCCGGCAGCTACCTGTTTATCGGCAATGGCGTATCGCGGCCGATGGTGCATAACCCCGCCTATGACTTCAACGACGACATCCTGCTGACCGGCGCCGCCTATTGGGGCGCACTGGCCGAGAGCTGGCTCAAGCCTGCCTGA
- a CDS encoding serine hydrolase domain-containing protein, with the protein MVRGLLCVALLFVTVTARAETWPVKDWAMGTPLNGPAVDALDAYAFPPRDDTSREGIRTDALLVIRDGEIIYERYAAPTTASTPHLTWSVSKSLMATVLGVAYGENRFKLSDPVARFYSPMNQHPKVTMADLLHWASGLDWQEDYEYAPLKSSVVAMLYTRGRGDMAEFAASTDAAAAPGQAFRYSSGDSNILSAALKGMLGHKAYMSYPWDALFKPLGIRNATWETDADETFVASSYAYLTARNLARVGLLMAREGRWGEQQLLPKEWVAFNRQPFDKYKSGQDEAVPGGQWWLNTGAPKPWPDAPADTFAALGHWGQALFVLPDEHLVIVRYGDDRDGSYRHNELLKRVLAAVQP; encoded by the coding sequence ATGGTCCGAGGCCTGTTGTGCGTTGCCCTACTGTTTGTCACCGTTACCGCCCGCGCCGAAACCTGGCCTGTAAAGGATTGGGCCATGGGCACACCCCTCAATGGCCCCGCTGTCGATGCACTGGACGCCTACGCTTTCCCGCCCCGTGACGACACCAGCCGCGAAGGCATTCGTACCGATGCGCTGCTGGTCATTCGTGACGGCGAAATCATCTACGAACGCTACGCCGCGCCCACCACCGCCAGCACGCCGCACCTGACCTGGTCGGTGAGCAAAAGCCTGATGGCCACCGTGCTCGGCGTGGCCTACGGTGAAAACCGCTTCAAGCTGAGCGACCCCGTTGCGCGTTTCTACTCGCCGATGAATCAGCATCCCAAGGTGACCATGGCCGACCTGCTGCACTGGGCCTCGGGCCTGGACTGGCAGGAAGACTATGAATACGCGCCGCTGAAATCCTCGGTGGTGGCGATGCTCTACACCCGAGGCCGTGGCGATATGGCCGAGTTTGCCGCCAGTACCGACGCTGCTGCTGCCCCGGGCCAGGCGTTTCGTTATTCCAGTGGCGACAGCAACATCTTGTCTGCGGCCCTCAAAGGCATGCTCGGCCACAAGGCGTATATGAGCTATCCGTGGGATGCGTTGTTCAAGCCGTTGGGCATTCGCAATGCGACATGGGAAACCGATGCCGATGAAACCTTCGTCGCTTCGTCCTATGCGTACCTCACTGCCCGGAATTTGGCGAGGGTTGGACTGCTGATGGCGCGGGAGGGGCGTTGGGGTGAGCAACAGTTGCTGCCTAAAGAATGGGTGGCCTTCAATCGCCAGCCGTTCGACAAATACAAAAGCGGCCAGGATGAAGCCGTCCCCGGCGGCCAGTGGTGGCTCAACACAGGCGCGCCCAAACCTTGGCCCGATGCTCCTGCTGACACCTTCGCCGCATTGGGACACTGGGGCCAAGCGCTGTTCGTGCTGCCGGACGAGCACTTGGTGATCGTACGTTACGGCGATGACCGCGACGGCAGCTATCGGCACAACGAACTGCTCAAGCGCGTATTGGCGGCGGTGCAGCCATGA
- a CDS encoding alkene reductase, with protein MTTIFDPITLGDLELSNRIIMAPLTRCRADAGRVPNALMAEYYVQRASAGLILSEATSVTPMGVGYPDTPGIWSNDQVRGWANITKAVHGAGGKIFLQLWHVGRISHESYLNGETPVAPSAVQAKGHVSLVRPLADYPTPRALETAEIADIVDAYRVGAENAKAAGFDGVEIHGANGYLLDQFLQSSTNQRTDQYGGSLENRARLLLEVTDAAIEVWGAGRVGVHLAPRADAHDMGDANLAETFTYVASELGKRGIAFICSREKEGADSLGPQLKKAFGGVYIANERFTKDSANAWLAEGKADAVAFGIPFIANPDLPARLKADAALNEPHPETFYGKGPVGYIDYPTLPI; from the coding sequence ATGACGACTATTTTCGATCCGATCACACTGGGCGACCTGGAACTGTCGAACCGCATCATCATGGCGCCGCTGACCCGCTGCCGCGCCGACGCCGGTCGTGTGCCCAACGCGCTGATGGCCGAGTACTACGTGCAGCGTGCCTCCGCCGGGCTGATCCTCAGCGAAGCCACCTCCGTGACACCCATGGGCGTGGGCTACCCGGACACCCCGGGCATCTGGTCCAACGACCAGGTGCGCGGCTGGGCCAACATCACCAAGGCCGTGCACGGCGCGGGCGGCAAGATCTTCCTGCAACTGTGGCATGTGGGTCGCATCTCCCACGAGTCCTACCTGAACGGCGAAACCCCGGTGGCCCCAAGCGCAGTCCAGGCCAAAGGTCATGTCAGCCTGGTTCGCCCACTGGCCGACTATCCGACCCCACGCGCCCTGGAAACCGCTGAAATCGCCGACATCGTCGACGCTTACCGCGTAGGTGCCGAGAACGCCAAGGCTGCAGGGTTTGACGGCGTGGAAATCCACGGCGCCAACGGCTACCTGCTCGACCAGTTCCTGCAAAGCAGCACCAACCAGCGCACCGACCAATACGGCGGCTCCCTGGAAAACCGTGCGCGCCTGTTGCTGGAAGTGACCGACGCCGCCATCGAAGTCTGGGGCGCCGGCCGCGTGGGCGTGCACCTGGCACCGCGTGCCGATGCGCACGACATGGGCGACGCCAACCTGGCCGAAACCTTCACCTACGTCGCCAGCGAACTGGGCAAGCGTGGCATCGCCTTTATCTGCTCCCGTGAAAAAGAAGGCGCGGACAGCCTCGGCCCACAACTGAAAAAGGCCTTCGGCGGCGTGTACATCGCCAACGAACGCTTCACCAAGGACAGCGCCAACGCCTGGCTGGCCGAAGGTAAAGCAGATGCCGTGGCCTTCGGTATTCCCTTCATTGCCAACCCAGACCTGCCGGCGCGCTTGAAGGCGGATGCAGCGTTGAACGAGCCGCACCCGGAAACCTTCTATGGCAAAGGCCCGGTGGGTTATATCGATTACCCGACACTGCCGATCTAA
- a CDS encoding MFS transporter, which translates to MPLSLLILALSAFAIGTTEFVIMGLLPDVAADLGVSIPGAGWLVTGYALGVAIGAPFMALATAKLPRKAALVALMGIFIVGNLLCALASDYNVLMFARVITALCHGAFFGIGSVVAANLVPANKRASAVALMFTGLTLANVLGVPLGTALGQQAGWRSTFWAVTVIGVIALIGLIRFLPAKRDEEKLDMRAELAALKGAGIWLSLSMTALFAASMFTLFTYVAPLLGDVTGVSPKGVTWTLLLIGLGLTVGNIIGGKLADKRLAATLIGVFISMAVVSTVLSWTSVALIPTEITLFLWATASFAAVPALQINVVTFGKAAPNLVSTLNIGAFNIGNALGAWVGGSVIAHGFGLTSVPLAAAALAILALLVTLITFRQSGDADLAPATN; encoded by the coding sequence ATGCCCCTCTCGCTACTCATACTGGCCCTCAGCGCCTTTGCCATCGGCACCACCGAATTCGTCATCATGGGGCTGCTGCCCGATGTGGCAGCGGACTTGGGCGTGTCGATTCCCGGCGCCGGCTGGCTGGTTACTGGCTACGCCCTGGGCGTAGCCATCGGTGCGCCGTTCATGGCACTGGCCACCGCCAAGTTGCCACGCAAGGCCGCCCTGGTAGCGTTGATGGGTATCTTCATTGTCGGCAACCTGCTCTGCGCCCTGGCCAGTGACTACAACGTGCTGATGTTTGCCCGCGTCATCACGGCGCTGTGCCACGGTGCCTTCTTTGGGATTGGTTCTGTGGTGGCGGCCAACCTGGTACCAGCCAACAAGCGCGCTTCGGCCGTGGCCTTGATGTTCACCGGCCTGACCCTGGCCAACGTGCTCGGCGTACCGCTGGGCACCGCCCTGGGCCAGCAAGCTGGCTGGCGCTCAACCTTCTGGGCGGTGACCGTGATTGGCGTGATCGCCTTGATCGGCTTGATCCGCTTCTTGCCGGCAAAGCGTGACGAAGAAAAACTCGACATGCGCGCCGAACTGGCAGCCCTCAAGGGTGCCGGCATCTGGTTGTCGCTGAGCATGACAGCGTTGTTTGCCGCCTCCATGTTCACCCTTTTTACCTACGTCGCACCGCTGCTTGGCGATGTCACCGGCGTGTCACCCAAGGGCGTGACCTGGACCCTGCTGTTGATCGGCCTGGGCCTGACCGTGGGCAACATTATCGGCGGCAAGCTGGCGGACAAACGCCTGGCGGCCACCCTGATCGGCGTGTTCATCAGCATGGCGGTGGTCTCAACTGTCCTGTCCTGGACCAGCGTCGCGCTGATCCCCACCGAAATCACCCTGTTCCTGTGGGCCACCGCTTCGTTTGCCGCCGTACCGGCGCTGCAAATCAACGTAGTGACCTTCGGCAAAGCAGCACCGAACCTGGTGTCCACCTTGAACATCGGCGCTTTCAATATCGGCAACGCTCTTGGCGCCTGGGTCGGTGGCAGCGTGATCGCCCATGGTTTCGGCCTGACCAGCGTGCCGCTGGCCGCCGCAGCACTGGCGATCCTGGCCCTGCTGGTGACCCTGATCACTTTCCGTCAGAGCGGCGACGCCGACCTGGCCCCTGCGACCAACTGA
- a CDS encoding lysophospholipid acyltransferase family protein, which translates to MSRLRVYGRIARVLLVVALGLSMASVFGLFERLGVANSMVRRQRWSRFFMARLSNALPFRVTVHGEVPQTPMLWVSNHVSWTDIPLLGMVTPMSFLSKAEVRTWPVAGWLAAKAGSLFIRRGAGDSQLIRKQMTRHLEQQHPLLMFPEGTTTDGRSLRTFHGRLLASAIDADVSLQPVAIRYLRDGQVDPLAPFIGEDDLLSHLMRLFSNDQGDVEIHVLKPIACAGQERAALAFQAQQAVQKALFGPVPEVEPVNTRPAFAA; encoded by the coding sequence ATGAGCCGCCTGCGTGTGTACGGGCGCATCGCCCGGGTGCTGCTGGTGGTGGCGCTGGGCTTGAGCATGGCCAGTGTGTTTGGCCTGTTCGAGCGCTTGGGTGTGGCCAACTCGATGGTGCGGCGCCAGCGTTGGTCGCGGTTCTTTATGGCGCGCCTGAGCAACGCCCTGCCCTTTCGCGTGACGGTGCACGGTGAGGTGCCGCAAACACCGATGCTGTGGGTGAGCAATCACGTGTCCTGGACGGATATCCCGCTGCTGGGCATGGTCACGCCGATGTCTTTCCTGTCCAAGGCCGAAGTGCGCACCTGGCCGGTGGCAGGCTGGTTGGCGGCCAAGGCTGGCAGCCTGTTTATCCGCCGCGGCGCGGGCGACAGCCAGTTGATCCGCAAGCAGATGACCCGTCATCTGGAGCAACAGCACCCGCTGCTGATGTTCCCCGAAGGCACCACCACTGATGGACGCAGCCTGCGTACGTTCCACGGGCGCTTGCTGGCCAGTGCGATCGATGCGGATGTGTCGCTGCAGCCGGTAGCGATCCGGTATCTGCGCGACGGTCAGGTCGACCCGTTGGCACCGTTTATTGGCGAGGATGATTTGCTCTCGCACTTGATGCGCTTGTTCTCCAATGACCAGGGCGATGTGGAGATTCATGTGCTCAAACCGATTGCCTGCGCCGGACAGGAGCGTGCGGCATTGGCGTTCCAGGCGCAGCAGGCGGTGCAGAAAGCGTTGTTTGGGCCGGTGCCGGAGGTTGAGCCAGTAAATACTCGGCCTGCGTTTGCGGCCTAA
- a CDS encoding ArsR/SmtB family transcription factor produces the protein MSIDLDEIIKALAHPVRRDILTWLKDPKVQFPEQLHNHEYGICAGQIDQRCGLSQSTVSAHLATLQRAGLISSQKAGQWHFFKRNETVIQAFLAALTTELSADKSAPL, from the coding sequence ATGTCCATTGACCTCGACGAAATAATAAAAGCCCTGGCGCACCCAGTACGACGAGACATCCTCACCTGGCTGAAAGACCCGAAGGTGCAATTCCCCGAGCAACTGCACAACCACGAATACGGCATCTGCGCCGGGCAGATCGACCAGCGCTGCGGCCTGTCCCAGTCGACCGTATCGGCCCACCTGGCCACCTTGCAACGGGCCGGGTTGATCAGCAGCCAGAAGGCCGGGCAATGGCACTTTTTCAAACGCAACGAGACAGTGATCCAGGCCTTTCTCGCGGCGCTCACCACCGAACTCAGCGCCGATAAGAGCGCACCGCTGTAA
- the olsB gene encoding L-ornithine N(alpha)-acyltransferase, translating to MTQIARISDKGNERRLQAERLVGAQALQEAQALRFNVFSGEFNAKLKGAELGLDMDDYDVHCSHIGVRDLNSGRLVATTRLLDHQAASTLGRFYSEEEFSLHGLLHLQGPILEIGRTCVDPAYRNGGTIAVLWGELAEVLNQGGYSYLMGCASIPMHDGGIQAHAIMQRLRERYLCNEHLRAEPKKPLPALDLPSNVIAEMPPLLKAYMRLGAKICGEPCWDEDFQVADVFILLKRDELCPRYARHFKAAM from the coding sequence ATGACTCAGATCGCCCGCATCAGCGACAAAGGCAATGAACGCCGTCTGCAAGCCGAACGCCTGGTGGGCGCACAGGCTTTGCAGGAAGCCCAGGCCCTGCGGTTCAACGTGTTCAGCGGCGAGTTCAACGCCAAGCTGAAAGGCGCGGAACTGGGCCTGGACATGGATGACTATGATGTTCACTGCAGCCACATCGGCGTGCGGGATTTGAACAGCGGTCGACTCGTCGCCACCACCCGTCTGCTCGACCACCAGGCCGCGAGCACCCTGGGCCGGTTCTACAGCGAAGAAGAATTCAGCCTGCATGGCCTGCTGCACTTGCAGGGCCCGATCCTCGAAATCGGCCGCACCTGCGTCGACCCGGCCTACCGCAACGGCGGTACCATCGCGGTATTGTGGGGCGAGTTGGCCGAGGTGCTCAACCAGGGTGGCTACAGCTACCTGATGGGCTGCGCGAGCATCCCGATGCACGACGGCGGTATCCAGGCCCACGCGATCATGCAGCGCCTGCGCGAACGCTACCTGTGCAACGAACACCTGCGCGCCGAGCCGAAAAAACCACTGCCGGCCCTGGACCTGCCGTCCAACGTTATCGCGGAAATGCCACCGCTGCTCAAGGCCTATATGCGCCTGGGCGCAAAGATCTGCGGCGAGCCGTGCTGGGATGAAGACTTCCAGGTCGCCGACGTGTTCATCCTGCTCAAGCGCGATGAGTTGTGCCCGCGTTATGCGCGGCACTTCAAGGCGGCCATGTGA
- a CDS encoding ACP phosphodiesterase, with protein sequence MNYLAHLHLGGQLPAQLLGSLYGDFVKGRLQGQFSPQIEAAIQLHRSIDRFTDSHALVGEALSRFSLTRRRYAGIVLDVFFDHCLARDWALYADQPLERFTSQVYRVLAAEPALPGRLAQIAPYMAADDWLGSYREFAVMEQVLRGISRRLTDPDALGFAMQELRVLYEPLSRDFSEFYPELQAFAQTQQATQN encoded by the coding sequence ATGAATTATCTCGCACATCTGCACCTGGGCGGCCAACTTCCTGCGCAACTGCTGGGCAGCCTCTATGGCGACTTCGTCAAAGGTCGCTTGCAGGGCCAGTTCAGCCCGCAAATCGAAGCGGCGATCCAGCTGCATCGCTCCATCGACCGTTTTACCGATAGCCATGCGCTGGTGGGCGAGGCGTTGTCGCGTTTCAGCCTGACCCGCAGGCGCTATGCCGGGATCGTCCTCGATGTGTTTTTCGACCATTGCCTGGCGCGGGATTGGGCACTGTATGCCGACCAGCCCCTGGAGCGTTTTACCTCGCAGGTGTATCGCGTGCTGGCGGCCGAACCCGCTTTGCCGGGGCGGCTGGCGCAGATTGCGCCCTACATGGCGGCGGATGATTGGCTGGGCTCGTATCGCGAGTTTGCGGTGATGGAGCAGGTGCTGCGTGGGATTTCGCGGCGGCTGACTGACCCAGACGCGTTGGGGTTTGCGATGCAGGAGTTGCGGGTGTTGTATGAACCACTGAGCAGAGACTTCAGTGAGTTCTACCCAGAGTTACAGGCATTCGCACAAACCCAGCAGGCTACACAGAATTAA
- a CDS encoding TetR family transcriptional regulator, whose amino-acid sequence MVRRTKEEAQETRSQILQAAEQAFYERGVARTTLADIAALAGVTRGAIYWHFSNKSDLLQALLDTLHEPLDELARASESEDEVDPLGCMRKLLIHLYHEVALDPKTRRINEILFHKCEFTDEMCDMRRQRQTHTLECNLRIGLTLRNAVHRGQLPETLDTTRGAICIHAFIHGLIGQWLLVPDSFQLHQDAERWADIGLDMLRLSPSLRN is encoded by the coding sequence ATGGTTCGTCGCACCAAAGAGGAAGCTCAGGAAACGCGCAGCCAGATTCTCCAAGCCGCTGAGCAAGCCTTCTATGAGCGTGGCGTGGCGCGCACCACCCTGGCGGACATCGCCGCGCTGGCGGGAGTGACGCGCGGTGCTATCTACTGGCATTTCAGCAATAAGTCCGACTTGCTTCAGGCATTGCTCGACACGCTGCACGAGCCCCTGGACGAATTGGCCCGCGCCAGTGAAAGCGAGGACGAAGTCGACCCGCTGGGCTGTATGCGCAAGTTGCTGATTCATCTCTATCATGAAGTGGCCCTGGACCCGAAAACCCGGCGCATCAACGAAATCCTGTTTCATAAGTGCGAGTTCACCGATGAAATGTGTGACATGCGCCGCCAACGCCAGACCCACACTCTTGAATGCAACCTGCGTATCGGCTTGACGTTGCGTAACGCGGTCCATCGCGGGCAACTTCCAGAAACGCTCGATACCACCCGCGGGGCCATATGCATCCATGCGTTTATCCACGGTCTGATCGGACAGTGGCTGTTGGTGCCTGACAGTTTTCAACTGCATCAAGACGCCGAGCGCTGGGCTGACATAGGGCTGGACATGCTGCGCCTGAGCCCCAGCCTGCGCAATTGA
- a CDS encoding citrate-proton symporter, translating to MQTSKPGVSRTRQVVAAVIGNALEWYDFIVYGFLASIIARQFFPSEDEYASLLMALATFGVGFFMRPVGGILLGIYSDRKGRKAAMQLIIRLMTVSIAMIAFAPNYAAIGMGAPLLIVVARMLQGFATGGEYASATAFLVESAPAHRKGLYGSWQLVGQCLAVFGGAAMVALVTHFFSPETLDLWGWRLPFVLGLLIGPVGLWIRRHMEDPEEFIEARRNATGPAPSLMNVLRDHRRSILVSMGLACGATVSFYVVLVNMPTFAHKNLGLPLDQVLMVQMFAVALMTVVIPLSGLLSDRLGRRPVLMAFTLAFFVMVYPLYVWVAAAPSIERLLVMQVMLCTAIGGFFGPAPTALAEQFPIEVRSTGVSVAYNVAVMVFGGFAPLIVTWLSKVLGTPVAPSFYVLFACVLTLLGTYCMQEAPRAKKPLAFSSEVKP from the coding sequence ATGCAGACTTCAAAACCTGGCGTCTCCCGCACCCGCCAAGTGGTGGCGGCCGTGATCGGCAACGCGTTGGAGTGGTACGACTTTATCGTCTATGGCTTTCTGGCCAGCATTATCGCCCGGCAATTCTTCCCCTCCGAGGATGAATACGCTTCGCTGCTGATGGCCTTGGCCACCTTTGGTGTGGGCTTTTTCATGCGCCCGGTGGGCGGCATCCTGTTGGGCATCTACTCCGACCGCAAAGGCCGCAAGGCGGCGATGCAGTTGATTATCCGGCTGATGACCGTGTCCATCGCAATGATCGCCTTTGCGCCAAACTATGCCGCCATCGGCATGGGCGCGCCGCTGCTGATCGTGGTGGCGCGCATGCTCCAGGGCTTTGCCACCGGCGGGGAATACGCCAGTGCCACCGCGTTCCTGGTAGAAAGTGCGCCGGCCCATCGCAAGGGCTTGTACGGCTCGTGGCAGCTGGTGGGGCAGTGCCTGGCGGTGTTTGGGGGAGCAGCGATGGTGGCGCTGGTGACGCACTTCTTTTCCCCCGAAACCCTCGACCTGTGGGGCTGGCGCCTGCCGTTCGTACTGGGCTTGCTGATCGGCCCGGTGGGGTTGTGGATTCGTCGGCACATGGAAGACCCGGAAGAGTTCATTGAGGCGCGCAGAAACGCCACCGGCCCGGCGCCGAGCCTGATGAATGTGTTGCGTGATCATCGCCGCAGCATCCTGGTGTCCATGGGCCTGGCCTGTGGGGCGACGGTGTCGTTCTATGTGGTGCTGGTGAACATGCCGACCTTCGCTCACAAGAACCTCGGCCTGCCGTTGGACCAGGTGCTGATGGTGCAGATGTTTGCGGTGGCGCTGATGACTGTGGTGATTCCGTTGTCCGGCCTGCTCTCGGATCGCCTGGGGCGGCGGCCGGTGCTGATGGCGTTCACGCTGGCCTTCTTCGTGATGGTCTACCCGCTGTATGTGTGGGTGGCTGCCGCGCCGTCCATCGAGCGCTTGCTGGTGATGCAGGTGATGCTGTGCACGGCCATTGGCGGGTTCTTCGGCCCGGCGCCGACGGCGTTGGCCGAGCAGTTTCCCATCGAGGTGCGCTCGACCGGCGTGTCAGTGGCCTATAACGTAGCGGTGATGGTGTTCGGTGGTTTCGCACCGCTGATCGTGACCTGGTTGAGCAAAGTGTTGGGCACACCGGTGGCACCGTCGTTCTATGTGTTGTTCGCTTGCGTGCTGACGCTGCTGGGCACTTACTGCATGCAGGAGGCACCGCGGGCGAAGAAACCGCTGGCGTTTTCAAGTGAGGTGAAGCCTTGA
- a CDS encoding DUF3077 domain-containing protein, with protein sequence MPYEIPSAETIGAATFADCGENKSHLKLFRVNAGVPLVEALEHASHVLYYAKMLSLEAAMDPRAERFAFASHYLGEMGKAIIDDLLLAMQPGTPPAQ encoded by the coding sequence ATGCCGTACGAAATACCCTCAGCCGAAACCATCGGCGCCGCCACCTTCGCAGACTGCGGAGAAAACAAAAGCCATCTGAAACTATTCCGCGTCAACGCCGGGGTTCCGCTTGTAGAAGCCCTCGAACACGCATCCCACGTGCTCTACTACGCCAAAATGCTCTCCCTTGAAGCCGCCATGGACCCAAGGGCCGAGAGGTTTGCGTTCGCCTCGCATTACTTGGGCGAAATGGGCAAAGCCATCATCGACGACCTGCTGCTGGCGATGCAGCCCGGCACTCCACCTGCGCAGTAA